In the genome of Misgurnus anguillicaudatus chromosome 11, ASM2758022v2, whole genome shotgun sequence, one region contains:
- the lrrc18a gene encoding leucine-rich repeat-containing protein 18, translating into MAKGKRASGDKGTKITLKMAKNALRVTPEGKLRLDLSNVGITVFPKCLLKLRNLQELDLSRNKLKTIPEFISQFTALHWLDLHSNHIEQLPESIGRLGSLVHLNLCNNKLDSTGLSPEIGNLKNLQVLNLGMNRLTTLPPTLVALTNLTELSLFDNLLTEVPECLHVLPNLRKLNTNRNPVAYTLVDGKAPDCVKTAGNLYLVREEDFCQPCLEKCKEERQRFRKNNLFDHRSQRKSHFSGLITPNSVARGNQDMWRQQTLTSYIS; encoded by the coding sequence ATGGCTAAGGGGAAGAGAGCAAGTGGAGACAAAGGTACGAAGATCACtttaaaaatggccaaaaacGCCCTGAGAGTAACACCAGAGGGCAAACTACGACTTGATCTCAGCAACGTCGGCATTACCGTGTTTCCCAAGTGTCTACTAAAACTAAGGAACTTACAGGAACTTGATCTGAGCCGGAACAAGTTAAAAACAATCCCAGAATTCATCAGCCAGTTTACCGCTTTGCATTGGTTAGACCTTCACAGCAACCATATTGAGCAGCTACCTGAAAGCATTGGACGCTTGGGATCTCTGGTTCACCTGAACCTTTGTAACAACAAACTAGACTCGACTGGCCTATCACCTGAAATAGGAAATCTGAAGAACCTCCAGGTTTTGAACTTGGGTATGAACCGTCTGACCACCCTCCCTCCCACCTTGGTTGCTCTAACAAACCTGACGGAGCTGAGCCTTTTTGATAACTTGCTCACAGAGGTACCCGAATGCCTTCATGTGCTCCCCAACCTGAGAAAGCTCAACACAAATCGCAACCCTGTGGCTTACACGCTGGTAGACGGCAAAGCCCCCGACTGCGTAAAGACGGCAGGAAATCTGTATTTGGTCAGAGAAGAAGATTTCTGCCAGCCTTGCCTAGAGAAGTGTAAGGAGGAAAGGCAAAGATTCAGAAAGAATAATCTGTTCGATCACAGATCACAAAGGAAGAGTCATTTTTCAGGGCTGATCACGCCAAACTCAGTAGCTCGAGGTAATCAAGATATGTGGCGGCAACAGACTCTCACCTCATACATCTCATAA